Proteins co-encoded in one Neodiprion lecontei isolate iyNeoLeco1 chromosome 3, iyNeoLeco1.1, whole genome shotgun sequence genomic window:
- the LOC107217516 gene encoding melanotransferrin isoform X1, with protein sequence MDCGSRMWLLISLLVVYQIFQATNGLLINNTIVWCTVSDAEQRKCEAFSKAVDQKISSFTARDIALSCKQAFNEEACMTMLDEEKAHLTTLDPGEVFIAGRYHSLLPIMQEKLVSGLINQYAVAVVKKGSLPDVLSLRDLRGKKACFAGVGTQAGWVIPIHTLMEQGGMEVIDCNNHVKSTINYFGPSCAINALIDKYNPLGDNSDQLCKLCIGKVPGGKCTSADPYAGYEGAFKCLLEAGDIAFLVDTTVQEMTSNTLDLNTPSKDQFELLCTDGSRRPVDDFRNCNWGSVPSRAIITSSATHVNMRKLYQKFLITASQEFSKSYSNSNSSFMNDNRFGNRDGYEIRPGFDNRQGYDRFDDRNYNGNFSGNRNFYYRNGTDNNFEQGNNYGPNPSNRQAGNPNIADILPLENFDLFESSPRYGEHHNLLFSDSAREFHPLAEKDQNYPQYLGQSLNDILAVRHCPVNRMTLCVTSEPEMEKCIKMRIALKAQLLKPEMVCYKGHSQIHCMQAIQNGDADVTVLDASDVYTAGLRYGLIPFISEVYNLGSPDYYVVAVAKEEDPSTDLTYLKNKYTCHPGINTAAGWVYPLAYLISNGWIRGYGCDSVRAAAEYFTKSCIPGALSTEYNTGVPYDNMCDLCHGVSFRYCRRDASEDYFGYTGAFRCLVEGGGNVAFVKHTTVAENTDGKRRSTWARNTFTKDFELLCPDGTRRPTGQYMECNLGKVAANAIVARSGYYGYNETEINAYINLFVYAQQYYGRKDPDEFSFSMFYSPPPYSDLIFQDAAQQLVVIPPEKRQFSAYVGPDFMRARRITDCNAGASAIQYTISGSIAMGFLATLLGS encoded by the exons ATGGATTGCGGTTCGAGGATGTGGTTGCTAATCAGCTTGCTTGTGGTTTATCAGATATTCCAAGCTACAAATG GTCTATTGATTAACAACACCATCGTTTGGTGCACGGTATCGGATGCTGAACAGCGAAAGTGTGAAGCGTTCTCCAAAGCGGTGGACCAGAAGATATCCAGTTTTACAGCCAGGGATATAGCTTTATCATGCAAACAAGCCTTCAACGAAGAGGCCTGCATGACCATGCTCGACGAAGAAAAAGCACACCTGACCACATTAGATCCTGGAGAAGTATTCATTGCTGGAAGATACCACAGTCTTCTACCGATTATGCAAGAAAAACTCGTTAGCGGATTAATCAATCAGTATGCGGTAGCGGTAGTAAAGAAAGGCTCACTGCCTGATGTTCTCTCCCTTAGGGATCTCAGAGGTAAAAAGGCTTGCTTTGCAGGAGTAGGAACCCAGGCTGGCTGGGTCATTCCGATACACACG TTAATGGAACAAGGTGGAATGGAAGTGATTGACTGCAACAACCATGTGAAATCAACAATAAATTACTTTGGTCCAAGCTGTGCCATTAATGCTTTGATTGATAAATATAATCCGTTAG gTGACAATTCCGATCAATTGTGTAAGCTCTGTATAGGTAAAGTACCAGGTGGAAAATGTACTAGCGCAGATCCATATGCTGGATACGAAGGTGCTTTCAAATGCTTACTTGAAGCTGGAGACATAGCATTCCTTGTTGATACAACAGTGCAAGAGATGACCTCGAATACTCTTGATTTGA ATACACCTAGCAAGGATCAATTTGAACTGCTATGCACTGATGGAAGTCGGAGGCCAGTTGACGATTTTCGTAATTGTAATTGGGGTAGTGTACCGTCGCGAGCGATTATTACTTCATCCGCGACGCATGTGAACATGCGTAAACTGTATCAAAAATTTCTGATAACAGCTAGTCAGGAATTTTCCAAGtcatattcaaattcaaattcctcATTTATGAACGACAATCGATTCGGAAATCGAGATGGTTACGAGATCAGACCCGGTTTTGACAACCGACAAGGTTATGATAGATTCGACGATCGTAATTATAACGGTAACTTTTCTggtaacagaaatttttattatcgcaATGGAACGGACAACAATTTTGAGCAAGGAAACAATTACGGACCGAACCCTTCGAACAGACAAGCGGGGAATCCTAATATAGCTGACATACTTCCTCTGGAGAATTTCGACTTGTTCGAATCATCTCCAAGATACGGAGAACATCataatttgttattttcg GATTCTGCCAGAGAGTTTCATCCGTTAGCTGAAAAGGATCAAAACTATCCACAATATCTTGGACAATCCCTGAATGATATTTTGGCTGTTAGACATTGTCCAGTGAACAGGATGACTTTGTGCGTAACTTCTGAGCCTGAAATGGAAAAGTGTATTAAAATGAGG ATCGCGTTGAAAGCACAGTTGTTAAAACCAGAAATGGTCTGCTATAAGGGTCACAGTCAGATACATTGCATGCAAGCTATACAAAATGG agATGCCGACGTGACAGTGCTGGATGCTAGTGACGTTTACACAGCGGGTCTGCGATACGGACTCATTCCGTTCATTTCTGAAGTCTATAATCTGGGCAGCCCTGACTACTACGTTGTGGCTGTAGCCAAGGAAGAAGATCCAAGCACGGATTTgacatatttgaaaaataaatacacttGTCATCCCGGAATAAACACTGCAGCAGGCTGGGTCTATCCCTTGGCTTATTTGATTTCAAACGGCTGGATAAGAGGCTATGGATGTGATTCGGTGCGCGCAGCTGCAGAATATTTTACTAAATCTTGTATACCCGGTGCTCTGAGCACCGAATATAATACCGGAGTGCCGTACGATAATATGTGTGACTTGTGCCACGGAGTGAGCTTCAGATACTGCCGCCGAGATGCTTCTGAAGATTATTTTGGATACACCGGTGCTTTCAGATGTTTAGTCGAAGGTGGAGGCAATGTTGCTTTTGTCAAGCATACAACAGTCGCCGAAAATACCGACGGTAAGCGCAGATCAACTTGGGCTCGAAACACGTTCACTAAAGATTTCGAGCTATTATGTCCAGACGGAACGCGACGACCTACGGGACAGTACATGGAATGTAACCTCGGAAAGGTTGCGGCCAATGCAATCGTAGCACGAAGCGGATATTACGGGTATAATGAAACCGAAATCAACGCTTATATCAATCTATTTGTTTATGCGCAGCAATATTATGGCAGGAAAGATCCCGATGAGTTCAGTTTCAGTATGTTCTACAGCCCACCACCTTATAGTGATCTAATTTTCCAAGATGCTGCTCAACAGCTTGTCGTTATCCCACCTGAGAAGAGACAGTTTAGCGCGTATGTGGGACCTGATTTTATGAGGGCTAGGAGAATCACTGACTGTAACGCTGGTGCCTCTGCTATTCAGTATACTATCAGCGGATCAATCGCTATGGGATTCTTGGCTACACTACTAGGCAGCTAA
- the LOC107217516 gene encoding melanotransferrin isoform X2 translates to MTMLDEEKAHLTTLDPGEVFIAGRYHSLLPIMQEKLVSGLINQYAVAVVKKGSLPDVLSLRDLRGKKACFAGVGTQAGWVIPIHTLMEQGGMEVIDCNNHVKSTINYFGPSCAINALIDKYNPLGDNSDQLCKLCIGKVPGGKCTSADPYAGYEGAFKCLLEAGDIAFLVDTTVQEMTSNTLDLNTPSKDQFELLCTDGSRRPVDDFRNCNWGSVPSRAIITSSATHVNMRKLYQKFLITASQEFSKSYSNSNSSFMNDNRFGNRDGYEIRPGFDNRQGYDRFDDRNYNGNFSGNRNFYYRNGTDNNFEQGNNYGPNPSNRQAGNPNIADILPLENFDLFESSPRYGEHHNLLFSDSAREFHPLAEKDQNYPQYLGQSLNDILAVRHCPVNRMTLCVTSEPEMEKCIKMRIALKAQLLKPEMVCYKGHSQIHCMQAIQNGDADVTVLDASDVYTAGLRYGLIPFISEVYNLGSPDYYVVAVAKEEDPSTDLTYLKNKYTCHPGINTAAGWVYPLAYLISNGWIRGYGCDSVRAAAEYFTKSCIPGALSTEYNTGVPYDNMCDLCHGVSFRYCRRDASEDYFGYTGAFRCLVEGGGNVAFVKHTTVAENTDGKRRSTWARNTFTKDFELLCPDGTRRPTGQYMECNLGKVAANAIVARSGYYGYNETEINAYINLFVYAQQYYGRKDPDEFSFSMFYSPPPYSDLIFQDAAQQLVVIPPEKRQFSAYVGPDFMRARRITDCNAGASAIQYTISGSIAMGFLATLLGS, encoded by the exons ATGACCATGCTCGACGAAGAAAAAGCACACCTGACCACATTAGATCCTGGAGAAGTATTCATTGCTGGAAGATACCACAGTCTTCTACCGATTATGCAAGAAAAACTCGTTAGCGGATTAATCAATCAGTATGCGGTAGCGGTAGTAAAGAAAGGCTCACTGCCTGATGTTCTCTCCCTTAGGGATCTCAGAGGTAAAAAGGCTTGCTTTGCAGGAGTAGGAACCCAGGCTGGCTGGGTCATTCCGATACACACG TTAATGGAACAAGGTGGAATGGAAGTGATTGACTGCAACAACCATGTGAAATCAACAATAAATTACTTTGGTCCAAGCTGTGCCATTAATGCTTTGATTGATAAATATAATCCGTTAG gTGACAATTCCGATCAATTGTGTAAGCTCTGTATAGGTAAAGTACCAGGTGGAAAATGTACTAGCGCAGATCCATATGCTGGATACGAAGGTGCTTTCAAATGCTTACTTGAAGCTGGAGACATAGCATTCCTTGTTGATACAACAGTGCAAGAGATGACCTCGAATACTCTTGATTTGA ATACACCTAGCAAGGATCAATTTGAACTGCTATGCACTGATGGAAGTCGGAGGCCAGTTGACGATTTTCGTAATTGTAATTGGGGTAGTGTACCGTCGCGAGCGATTATTACTTCATCCGCGACGCATGTGAACATGCGTAAACTGTATCAAAAATTTCTGATAACAGCTAGTCAGGAATTTTCCAAGtcatattcaaattcaaattcctcATTTATGAACGACAATCGATTCGGAAATCGAGATGGTTACGAGATCAGACCCGGTTTTGACAACCGACAAGGTTATGATAGATTCGACGATCGTAATTATAACGGTAACTTTTCTggtaacagaaatttttattatcgcaATGGAACGGACAACAATTTTGAGCAAGGAAACAATTACGGACCGAACCCTTCGAACAGACAAGCGGGGAATCCTAATATAGCTGACATACTTCCTCTGGAGAATTTCGACTTGTTCGAATCATCTCCAAGATACGGAGAACATCataatttgttattttcg GATTCTGCCAGAGAGTTTCATCCGTTAGCTGAAAAGGATCAAAACTATCCACAATATCTTGGACAATCCCTGAATGATATTTTGGCTGTTAGACATTGTCCAGTGAACAGGATGACTTTGTGCGTAACTTCTGAGCCTGAAATGGAAAAGTGTATTAAAATGAGG ATCGCGTTGAAAGCACAGTTGTTAAAACCAGAAATGGTCTGCTATAAGGGTCACAGTCAGATACATTGCATGCAAGCTATACAAAATGG agATGCCGACGTGACAGTGCTGGATGCTAGTGACGTTTACACAGCGGGTCTGCGATACGGACTCATTCCGTTCATTTCTGAAGTCTATAATCTGGGCAGCCCTGACTACTACGTTGTGGCTGTAGCCAAGGAAGAAGATCCAAGCACGGATTTgacatatttgaaaaataaatacacttGTCATCCCGGAATAAACACTGCAGCAGGCTGGGTCTATCCCTTGGCTTATTTGATTTCAAACGGCTGGATAAGAGGCTATGGATGTGATTCGGTGCGCGCAGCTGCAGAATATTTTACTAAATCTTGTATACCCGGTGCTCTGAGCACCGAATATAATACCGGAGTGCCGTACGATAATATGTGTGACTTGTGCCACGGAGTGAGCTTCAGATACTGCCGCCGAGATGCTTCTGAAGATTATTTTGGATACACCGGTGCTTTCAGATGTTTAGTCGAAGGTGGAGGCAATGTTGCTTTTGTCAAGCATACAACAGTCGCCGAAAATACCGACGGTAAGCGCAGATCAACTTGGGCTCGAAACACGTTCACTAAAGATTTCGAGCTATTATGTCCAGACGGAACGCGACGACCTACGGGACAGTACATGGAATGTAACCTCGGAAAGGTTGCGGCCAATGCAATCGTAGCACGAAGCGGATATTACGGGTATAATGAAACCGAAATCAACGCTTATATCAATCTATTTGTTTATGCGCAGCAATATTATGGCAGGAAAGATCCCGATGAGTTCAGTTTCAGTATGTTCTACAGCCCACCACCTTATAGTGATCTAATTTTCCAAGATGCTGCTCAACAGCTTGTCGTTATCCCACCTGAGAAGAGACAGTTTAGCGCGTATGTGGGACCTGATTTTATGAGGGCTAGGAGAATCACTGACTGTAACGCTGGTGCCTCTGCTATTCAGTATACTATCAGCGGATCAATCGCTATGGGATTCTTGGCTACACTACTAGGCAGCTAA
- the LOC124293519 gene encoding uncharacterized protein LOC124293519, which yields MAFTGGTELGENLPKYKKKTTERVKRYKRLLELAKPKSIASQERPNSTTSLKRIKKSNFKNRGALKLFNSAKVLDATEDIKCETLPTKKSVLGYKISERTARLAEPRIRFEMGIRSPGTVQESALFATASKRLIELATPKNSTQRTDLPQGKSPNIISNSSVSRNALKATCTSRIAKLSVPKHSKSPINANENTKANHGDTTAIPIKPPLAKEAFEKQREKKRFAIHGEMK from the exons AAATACAAGAAGAAGACGACTGAACGTGTGAAACGTTACAAACGCCTTCTCGAACTCGCAAAACCGAAATCAATTGCATCCCAGGAACGCCCAAATTCTACTACTTCCTTAAAG cggataaaaaaatcaaacttcaaAAATCGCGGCGCTCTCAAGCTGTTCAATTCGGCAAAAGTTTTGGATGCAACTGAAGATATCAAGTGTGAAACTCTCCCAACAAAGAAGTCAGTGCTGGGATACAAGATAAGCGAACGTACTGCCAGACTGGCGGAGCCGAGAATACGCTTCGAAATGGGAATCCGCTCACCAGGAACGGTGCAAGAATCAGCGTTATTCGCCACAG CATCGAAAAGACTCATCGAGCTTGCGACGCCAAAGAATAGCACGCAGCGAACAGACCTACCGCAAGGAAAAAGTCCAAATATAATATCTAATTCCAGCGTCAGTCGAAATGCTCTAAAAGCCACCTGCACCTCAAGGATCGCGAAACTCTCCGTACCTAAACACTCCAAGTCGCCAATTAATGCCAATGAAAATACGAAAGCCAATCATGGTGATACTACTGCCATTCCAATAAAACCTCCACTGGCCAAAGAAGCTTTtgaaaaacagagagagaaaaaacgctTTGCTATTCAcggagaaatgaaatga